From Candidatus Omnitrophota bacterium:
CTTTTCAGAAACCTATAATCTTCCTTGTAATCCAGCGTCAACCTGATGTTCGGATGTCTGTATTTGCCCTTTGCCGGAAGCACACACACATCAAAAACTCGCGGTTGGTTAAACAGATGCCCCCATATTTCAGTATCTATCACTTCTTTAACTCTGCAAACAACCTCAAGAGCTTTATTTTTAAGCCCGTAACAAATACCGCCTATAGGTAACCCCTCTATTTTTATATAGTCATATTTCCCCTTTTTAGCTTCTTTGATAGCAAGCTCGGCATGATATATACTGAACAAAGGATTATCCGCCGTCACACTAATAATAAAATCCATATTGAACAACTTAGCGGCAGAAAACATTCGATTCAGAACATCCTCTTCGCTTCCGGCAAAATAATATATGCCGTTTTTTGCCGCAATATCAACAAGAGGCCTGTCCTGCGGATTGGTTGAAGTGCAAAGAACAATATCAGACACCCCTTTTACCACTTTAGCCCTGTCTATAATCCTCTCAATCACTGTTCTGCCGTTCAGATCCTTCAATATTTTCATCGGCAATCTCTTGGATTTCAATCTTGCCGTAATTAATAACCCTATTTTCATTTTGTTTTACCAAACTTATATTTCAACTTATCAAAAGTTATTATTTCGTCTTTCTTTATATTTTGACCGGCATGCAAGCCAATCAAAGATACGAATTCTTTCTGTTGCACCGGAGATATTTCCCGCGTCCTCTTAAAGCACAGATTACTCAAACTCAGTTTTTCACCTTTTCTGATATCTCGTTCGGCGACAATAGCTTTTTTCATTGGTCCAGTTTGACCATATTTCAATTCAGCGGCCGACATTTTCATACTGCCCGAACCGTATACTGATAGTACTGTGGATAAAAGATTCTTTATTTTTAACATTTTGTCTTCGCCGACCGCCGCTTCAAAATCTATTCTCTTTTTACCCTCAGCAAGAGTAAAATGTTTTTCAAGTATGTTGATTCCCATCATGCCCGCCATACAGCTAACCTCTTCGTTATACCTATCATTAAACGCGGTATGATCGGCATATCCAACAGGCAAATCAAATAGTTTTTTCAACTTCAATATTTTTGACAAATTAATTTCGGAATAATTCGTTGGATAATTTTGAAAACCATACATTAACAAAATATCTCTTTTGCCTTTTTCCCTCAAAAAATTAACTGCATACTCTATTTCATCAAGCGTCGAGCCACCCACACCCAAAATAATCGTGCCTTTGAAAGCCGCGGATTCTTTAAGCATAAAATAATCGTTCAAACTCACGGCGTGAAGCTCAATCGCCTTGATATCAGGATATACCCTTTGTATGAACTTTATGCTTTCCACGTCGTCGCATAACGCGATAACATCCAGTTTTTTACCTTTAGCCCTGTCTATAAGCTCGCGCCATTGCTTTTTGGAAAAAAGCCAGGTTTTCAATAACTTCATAGCCGGATGCTTTTCCTGCATATAGCTTTCCAGTTTCAACATCAAATGATATTTAATCGCCTGAACTTTCAAATTGGCAATTTTATCCGTCATATCACGTAAGTAGCGGAAATCACCTTCATGATTATACGCTGTTTCAGCAATTATATACGGCTTGTTTTTGTTCATTTTATATTCCATCCTCCAGCAATTCATCAATTCGCTTTTTTGACAGCAATTCAGCCTGATCCGAAGAATACTTTTGAATTTTTGCCTTTTTGTAATTTTTATATTTTGCCCTGCTCTTTTTATATGCCTTGTATTTTTTATTGACTATCTGAGACGGCATAAGAATAAACATTTCACCGGTCTCATATGCGTTTTTCGATTCTTCCGGAGTCATGAGTTCTTCATAAAGTTTTTCACCATCGCGGGAACCTATTTTTTTTAGTTTAATATCATCCTTATTATGTTTGTGCTCAACCGCATATTTATCAATCATCACTGAAGCCAATTCACCTATTTTTAATGCCTGCATTTTGAAGATAAATATTTCACCGCCGAAGGAGTGGACTGTTGCCTTTATGACCAATTCAACAGCACGTGAAATACTCATAATGAAACGCGTCGTATTCATATCTGTTACAGTGACGGGGCCACCTGCTTTTATCTGATCCATAAATATGGGGATAACAGAACCGCGGGACGCCAGAACATTTCCAAATCTGACACTACAGAACACTGTTTTTTTATAGCCCTTATAATAATCCGCCGAACTGGTAAGCCGTTCAGCTAACAATTTAGTAGAACCCATCACATTAGTGGGACTCGCCGCTTTATCCGTACTGATAGTCACCATTTTGTCCACATTTGCCTCCAATGCGGCATCTATTAAGTTTTGAGTCCCTAATACATTGATATTCACCGCCTCAAACGGGTTATACTCGCAAAATGGGACATGTTTCAAAGCGGCGGCATGAAAAATTATATCCACGCCTTCTACAGCCTTTTTTAGCCTTATCCTATCTCTTACATCACCAATCAAATATCTAAGTTTTGGATGATTTCTAAACCGCTGCTGCAGCTTAAAGTGGCTGTTTTCATCATTGCTGAATACCCGTATTGTTTCCACGTTATATTCCAACAACTGTTTCACAATACCTGAACCTATCGAGCCCGTGCCGCCTGAAACAAAAATATTTTTACCTTCAAAATATTTTTTAATTTCATTCATTTTTTTACCTCTCTTATTACTTTTTTTAACTTTTTCACAATAAAATCTACCTGTTTGTCCGATATGTTATTAAAAAATGGCAATGCTATAGTTAGACCGGAAATCTTTTCCGTCACAGGGAAATCGCCTTTTTTATATCCGAAAGTTTTCGTGTAAAACGGTTGAAAATGAATTGCCGGAAAATAACTATTGCAAGCAATACCATATTCTTTTAATTTAACAATGATATTATCCCGTTGCTTTTGGGAAAAATATTCCTTTAATCGAATAACATACACAAAATAACTCCTCGTTATCCCGAGATCATCATGAGCGGGAAGGATTATATCATCGATGCCACCCAACTTCTTATTATACATTTCCTGTATTTTTTTTCTTTTGCATAAAATTTCATTAATCCTCGATAATTGTGCTATTCCTAATGCACAATTGATATCGCTAATTCTATAATTATAGCCGATCCGCGTGTGCGCCAGCCACGCCATGCCATGATCCCTTCCCTGGTTTCTCAAGCTTCGGCAAATTGATGCAATTTGACTGTTATTCGTGACAATCATCCCGCCCTCGCCGGTGGTAATCTGCTTATTAGGATAAAATGCGAATACCCCGCAATCGCCAAAACGGCCAATGCTTTTCCCTTTATATTTTGCGCCAATTGCCTCACAAGCGTCTTCAATAACCGCTAATTTGTATTTTTTCGCGATTTTTCTAATTTTATCCATTTCACACGGATATCCGAATATATGCACAGGCAAAATAGCCTTCGTCTTCTTTGTTATTGCTTTTTCTATTTTTGATTCATCAATATTAAAATTATCTTCGCGTATATCAACAAAAACAGGCGTGGCACGTTCAAATAACATACAATTGGCTGAAGAGATAAAACTGAATGGGGTTGTGATAACTTCATCTCCGTCTTTAATCCCTAAGGCCTTGACGCACAGATGCAGCGCTGAAGTTCCGCTATTCACAGCTATCGCATATTTCACGTCTATGTATTCAGCAAACTTCTGCTCGAATTCTGAAAGTTTAGGGCCCAAACTTAAATGCGGCGTTTTCAATACAGCAATCACAGCATTTATTTCTTTTGCCGTAATATCGGGACTGGACAAAGGGATATTCATATTTTATTTTTTTTCTTCACGCGGATTGTTACAGGCACGCCAAAAGCAATAACATCTTCCGGGACTGTACGATTTACAAAACTATGGGCTCCAATAATAGTATTCTTACCTATTGTAACGCCCGGCATAATGGTAGAATGACTGCCTATGCGCGCACCTTTTTTTATTATTACTTTGCCCTTTTTATTATCAATGGTAGAGACAGAATATACCGAACAGTGAGAACCTATCTGCACATCGTCCTCAATTATAACCCCGTATTTAGCGTTAATGTAAGTGAATGCTCCTATATCCGTATATTTGCCTAATTTAAAATTCTTTTTATTTTGAACAACCCAGTTATATTTAGTCATCTTGCCGTCTTTAATCACCGGAAATTTCCAATTTTTAAATCCTTCTCTCATAATTTAATAAGTTATCCTTTTTTGCATAAGATTCAAATCAAATTTAACACCGCTGATGATTTTAACAATTTTATCGCTTGCTGTCCCATTGCCATAAGGATTTTTACACTTTTTAACTGACTCTCTGAGATTTCTGTTATAAACAGATTTTTTTATCGCCGCCTTAATTTTAGCTTTTTTACAATTGACATTTATAACATTCGCTGCCTGCTCTCTGCCCGCTTGCCTGCTGCCTATGTTCACTGCCGGTAAGTTAAAAGAAGGGGCTTCAATTATCGCGCTCGAAGAATTTCCCACTATAACCGACGCTATGCGCAAAACTCCAAGATAATCTCTATGCGGAATGCTCTTATATATTTCAACATACGGTACTTTGCTGTATTTTTTTATAACCGCTATCATTTGCCGGCCGCCGGCGTCAGCATTTGGATAAATAACCATGACAGGCAATTTAAAACTTACTGCGGCATACATTGTCTCTTTCATCTGGAAAGCGGCTTCTTTTATTTCAGATAAAACCGGATGCTGGATGACAAGAATCAATTTTTCGTCCGAAAAACCATATTTATCCCTTAATTCTTTTTTGGAAGTATAATCGCTTTTTAAAATCCTATCTAATGCCGGCGCTCCTACCAAATAAACCCTGTTTCTATCTTCCCCCATACTAATTATTCTTTCCGCACTTTTGCGAGTTGCCGCAAAATGTATATGTGACAACTTTGTTATTGCGTGCCTCAAAATGCCGTCGACATGGCCTGATATTTCACCACCATGGATATGCGCCACCGGTATATTAAGATAATTGGCCGCCACGGCGGCGGCAAACATCTCGCCTCTATCTCCTAGAACGACAACAATATCCGGCTTAATTCGGTTAAAAACATGCGCGAATTTCCCGACTGCCTGACCCACCGAATACGCCATTGCCTCACCGGTATCTTTGCTATACGAAATATCCACTCTGCTATTTACTTTAAAACCGTCTTCTTCAATATCTTTAACGGTGTAACCAAATTCTTTCATCAAATGCATACCTGTCGCAACGATGCTCAACTGTAAATCCCTGTCATTTTTTATCTTACTCAAAACAGGATAGTATATTCCGTAATCAGCCCTTGTTCCGGTAACAACGCAGATTTTCTTTTTCATTTTAAATATTTCCATAATAAAATTTCATTTTTACCAATAATTTTTGCGGCTTTTTTGCCTAGCACTTTATTCATGTCTTTTGGTTTAAT
This genomic window contains:
- a CDS encoding 3-deoxy-manno-octulosonate cytidylyltransferase — translated: MKIGLLITARLKSKRLPMKILKDLNGRTVIERIIDRAKVVKGVSDIVLCTSTNPQDRPLVDIAAKNGIYYFAGSEEDVLNRMFSAAKLFNMDFIISVTADNPLFSIYHAELAIKEAKKGKYDYIKIEGLPIGGICYGLKNKALEVVCRVKEVIDTEIWGHLFNQPRVFDVCVLPAKGKYRHPNIRLTLDYKEDYRFLKRLHREIKFTGVLSLGKVIDYLDENPRLLKINNKCVQRKLTPGIKEKIDRFYSRNLKTISGIKKRIYKGEA
- a CDS encoding N-acetylneuraminate synthase, whose protein sequence is MNKNKPYIIAETAYNHEGDFRYLRDMTDKIANLKVQAIKYHLMLKLESYMQEKHPAMKLLKTWLFSKKQWRELIDRAKGKKLDVIALCDDVESIKFIQRVYPDIKAIELHAVSLNDYFMLKESAAFKGTIILGVGGSTLDEIEYAVNFLREKGKRDILLMYGFQNYPTNYSEINLSKILKLKKLFDLPVGYADHTAFNDRYNEEVSCMAGMMGINILEKHFTLAEGKKRIDFEAAVGEDKMLKIKNLLSTVLSVYGSGSMKMSAAELKYGQTGPMKKAIVAERDIRKGEKLSLSNLCFKRTREISPVQQKEFVSLIGLHAGQNIKKDEIITFDKLKYKFGKTK
- a CDS encoding NAD-dependent epimerase/dehydratase family protein, which produces MNEIKKYFEGKNIFVSGGTGSIGSGIVKQLLEYNVETIRVFSNDENSHFKLQQRFRNHPKLRYLIGDVRDRIRLKKAVEGVDIIFHAAALKHVPFCEYNPFEAVNINVLGTQNLIDAALEANVDKMVTISTDKAASPTNVMGSTKLLAERLTSSADYYKGYKKTVFCSVRFGNVLASRGSVIPIFMDQIKAGGPVTVTDMNTTRFIMSISRAVELVIKATVHSFGGEIFIFKMQALKIGELASVMIDKYAVEHKHNKDDIKLKKIGSRDGEKLYEELMTPEESKNAYETGEMFILMPSQIVNKKYKAYKKSRAKYKNYKKAKIQKYSSDQAELLSKKRIDELLEDGI
- a CDS encoding DegT/DnrJ/EryC1/StrS family aminotransferase — its product is MNIPLSSPDITAKEINAVIAVLKTPHLSLGPKLSEFEQKFAEYIDVKYAIAVNSGTSALHLCVKALGIKDGDEVITTPFSFISSANCMLFERATPVFVDIREDNFNIDESKIEKAITKKTKAILPVHIFGYPCEMDKIRKIAKKYKLAVIEDACEAIGAKYKGKSIGRFGDCGVFAFYPNKQITTGEGGMIVTNNSQIASICRSLRNQGRDHGMAWLAHTRIGYNYRISDINCALGIAQLSRINEILCKRKKIQEMYNKKLGGIDDIILPAHDDLGITRSYFVYVIRLKEYFSQKQRDNIIVKLKEYGIACNSYFPAIHFQPFYTKTFGYKKGDFPVTEKISGLTIALPFFNNISDKQVDFIVKKLKKVIREVKK
- a CDS encoding acyltransferase, whose translation is MREGFKNWKFPVIKDGKMTKYNWVVQNKKNFKLGKYTDIGAFTYINAKYGVIIEDDVQIGSHCSVYSVSTIDNKKGKVIIKKGARIGSHSTIMPGVTIGKNTIIGAHSFVNRTVPEDVIAFGVPVTIRVKKKNKI
- the neuC gene encoding UDP-N-acetylglucosamine 2-epimerase (hydrolyzing), producing the protein MKKKICVVTGTRADYGIYYPVLSKIKNDRDLQLSIVATGMHLMKEFGYTVKDIEEDGFKVNSRVDISYSKDTGEAMAYSVGQAVGKFAHVFNRIKPDIVVVLGDRGEMFAAAVAANYLNIPVAHIHGGEISGHVDGILRHAITKLSHIHFAATRKSAERIISMGEDRNRVYLVGAPALDRILKSDYTSKKELRDKYGFSDEKLILVIQHPVLSEIKEAAFQMKETMYAAVSFKLPVMVIYPNADAGGRQMIAVIKKYSKVPYVEIYKSIPHRDYLGVLRIASVIVGNSSSAIIEAPSFNLPAVNIGSRQAGREQAANVINVNCKKAKIKAAIKKSVYNRNLRESVKKCKNPYGNGTASDKIVKIISGVKFDLNLMQKRITY